The genomic stretch TAATACAAGAGTTACTATGATTGATGAAATGATTAATTTTTTCATTATAAATCTCTCCTTTTTTATTATCTGAACACCTTTTTTAACTCTTTTTTGTTAATGCTCACTTCATTTTTGATAATCTCTTTTAATGTTCTTTTGTAGTCTTTAGATAAATATTTTAATTTAATTTTTTCATCATACTCATTTTCAATATTTGTTATATAATCCATTTCATTAAACGGAATGGTAAATGCTTGAATATCTGAATTGATAACACCTTTTAACTGGTGCTTAATGTATTTTTCATTTATTTTTGAGTCTAAATAAATGTGATTTAAGACCAAATAAACATTTTTATTGTCTTTAATGTTTTCTTGAATGCTGTCACTGTATGCTTTAAATAATTTTTTATTATACGATACGACTTTTCTATCAGAAGAAGTTGTTAGGATAATCGTATCTTCTTCTTTAAGAGCTTCTAAGCTTTTTTCAACGTCATAAATAACAAATTCATAAGAATTCCTATCAATTGTGTTAATACATTGAGGCGTAATAATCTCCAAGTTGCTACATAGCTCAAAGGGTTGTATGTCTTTATTCCAGTAATCATACTCAGATACAATCAAGGTTTTGCTATTAAATGCTAAGCCTTTACTCAGGTAACAAATGAGCCAAAATTTATGTTGATCCATTTTTCCTACAATGCAAATTTTTCTCAATCCAATCTACCTCCATCCACCTCTTCACTTGATGGTTTTGCAGCTGATATTATCTCCCCTTCACTGTCCATAAATGTAGATAAATTTTGCTCTAACGTTTTTCTTTTATTCATTTCCAACTCTTCCATTGCTATGTCTACAATATTAGGATTTTCTTTTATAAGATTATAGACTGCTTGGTTAACTGGATAATTTACTTTTGCTGCTTCTTGTACCTCTGGCATAACATACGAAATGCCATATAGTCTGGACCCTTCATTTAAATAAGCATCTACAATAGCACTGGAAATTCTTAGCAATTCCTCTTCTGATAAATGTAACCATAAGGTCTCTAAAACCGTATTATTTTCTTCTGTTTTTTCAATAGATTTAACTTGCTTTTTTGAAAGCACAATAAAATCTTCACCATTGGGGAATGTAATTCTGATATCAATCACATCATTGGTTTTTAACCTTGACGGCAAGAAAAACAAACTGTACTCTTGTATCCTTAAGTCGTCACGAATATCTTCTGCCGTAAATAACAAATCACTTATAACAGGCATATTCGTTGTAACACTTAACTTTGTACTTTTACCAACAATTTCTTCTTTGTTGGTTATTGCATTTTGTGGTATCAAACCTTCTTCTGCTGATACCATCATAATATCCCCTTCACCAATGACATCCCCTGCTTCTATTAATTGATTAAATACATACATATCTTTTCTTGGTATGGGCTCTTCTACTTCTATACTTTCCATGTTGCTAATCTCTATTTTTAACGCTTTCATTTCTATGTGCATAAAAGTAAATATGGCCATACCAATTGAAGCCATTATTAATGCTCCCACAAAACCTGCTACCAATAAGTTTTTTGTTCTTTGCCGAATAATAGACACATTGACTCCCCCTTTAACATGATTAATAATTATTCATACACCGATTCATTTTTTCTCATAGCATAACTTCTTGTATGACTTTTTTCATTTCTGGTTTTATAATGAATGGGTCCGGATTAAATGGTATGCTAAATATTTTATTGTCTATGATTTTTTGCATATCTTTTATATCTGAATTTGACCCATATGTACAAGCGTAAATCCAATTATAGTTACTAGGTGTGTCTTTGTTTGTGTTATAAAAATGAAGTACCTCATCTTTCTTCCATTCGCTAACCATGCCTACTACAACTTGAATATCTGCTCTTAAAAATTCACCAAAGTACTTTTCATTCTTAAAACCAATATCCAGTATGTAATAATCATAATTTTTGGCTAATATATCTATTAAAGATAACCCCTTAGTATTTTTATAATAGGTGCACCTTTTTATATTAAAAAAAGTAGTCTCATCCACATTAAAGTGAACACCTTCATAGGCTTTTTCTATTTTTTCAAATGCTTTGTTAGCATTCATCTCTATTAATGCAACTTTTTTTCCTAATTTCTCAAAATAATTACCTAACACAATAACCAAATGTGTAACACCTACAGCTCTTGAAACACCTGAAACTGCAATGACTTTACCTTTGTCCCTGTTTTTCAAATTTAATTTGTTAAGTAGAATTGGTCTTCTTTTCATCTGTATCACCCATTTCTTTTCCATAAATTTTTAAAAGTAGCTTTTTTATTGCATTTAACATAATCCCTAAATATACTATTAAAAATCTCTTTGGATAAATCCGTTACGTCAAAAGGGTTTGGTACATAAGCGCCTTTGTAACAACACAATTTACCCATGTTTTTAATCAGCTCTTTATACATTTTATGGTCCACAAAATTGAATATATAGTGAATGTCTTCTATATCATTTAATAGACTGAGTGCTCTTTCTAAAGAATGTATCTCCCACTCCTTGCCTCCAGAGACTAAGAGCTTTATATCTCCCCTTTCAAACTCTTTTTTGGACTGATGAGTCATTTCTCCTATGTCTAAAATGATGTAATTATAATTTCTTTTATACAAATCAATTAAATAAATCTCCTCATCATAAGGCATAAAATCGATATTCTTTATCTTAAAAACTTCATTTTCTAAGATTAGATTATAAATAGATTGTAGGTGTAAAAAATCTTCTGACTTATGGTGTTCTTTGATCAGTACTTTATAACCTTTGTCTTTTAAGTACGAAGCAACTGAAATGCCATAATGTGTACTACCCATTCTTTTTTCACTACTTGATACAGTAATCATAATGGGTTTGACAAAATCAAGGTTCTGGACCTTTGTTTTTTGATAAAGATTTAATAATTCTTTTTTCATATGGGCTATATTTTGGTATCTTTCTTGAGGAATGTTTTTGATCGCTTTATATACAATCTTTGTAAATCCTTTAGAATAACCTTCTATAAAAGGAATATCTCCTTCTATGTGCTTCGGTTCTATGCCGGTCATAAGGTAATATAAAGTCATGCCCAAACTATAAATATCCACTCGCTCATCTACATTTTCTAATAAATATTGTTCAGGCGGTGCATATCCTTTGGTGCCTAATGCTAATTTTTTTTGGTTTGATTCTGCTTTTTGTGAAATCCCAAAGTCAATGACTTTTAATTTGTTCGTAGTGGTTAATAAAATATTTTCTGGTTTTAAATCTTTGTATATAATGGGTTTAGGTTGAATTGAATGTAAGTAATGTAATACGTCACATAGTTGCAGTGCAAAGTCTAAGATTAGTTTTTCTTCCAGTTGGTTTGCTTTTCTTTTATGAAGAGCCAAAGACTCTCCTTGTATATACTCTTCAATAATATAAAATTTCTCTTCATCTTCTTCAATATCTATTATCTTGGGAATCGCTGGATGATCTAACTCTTTTAGCAGATGTGGTTCTGCTAATAAACCATATTTTTCCCCTTTGTATTTGTTAATTATTTTTACTGCCCAAAAATTTCCTAGCTTTATATTTTTCACTAGAAATACTTCCGACATTCCCCCTTGTCCAATTTTCTGGACAACTGTATATTTGTCAAACAGAATTTCCCCTATCATTTATCGATCCCCCTATTCTATCTGTTTTCGACATAATATTACATTTATTTAGTTTTTAAATTATGTTTTTTGTAATATCTTATTTATCCCCTTGTTTTTATATTATATTAAATAATTTCATATATTTCAACAGTATTTTTAATTTTTTTCATAAAAATAAGCCAAATGTATGTTATTGGCTTTTCTCTCAACAATTTCACAAGTTTTTTTGTAAAATCCACCAACACATTACATTTGACTTACTGTATTATACCTTAAAAACCCTTTTGTATTTATCTTTATCATAGCCTGTTACTTCTTGTATGAACTGTGGCAAATCTTTGCCTATATTATGCAGTTCCTCCATTTGAATATCCTTTACTATATTACCTTTGTTTAACAAAACCCCTCTATCAATAAAATGCTCTATTTCGTTTATTTGATGCGTTGCAATGATGACTGTTTCCGTTTCTTTTAACTGAGTTGCCATTAATTTTAAAAAATCTTTCCTGGTGAACATATCCTTACCTAAAAAAGGCTCATCCATTACAATATAATCTGCACCCTTAGAAAATCCTGCTGCAACTTCTAGTTTAGATTTTTCTCCTTTAGAAAAGTTTTTTATTTTTGATCCTCTTGATAAGGTAAAATAATCAATCAATCTTCTATATCTTTCACAATCAAATTTTTCATAAAAAAGCTGAAGAAATTGTCCATATTCGTCTACTGTCATATTAGGAAAATAACTGCCTTCTTCTGTAATAAATGAAAGCTTTTCATAAACATCTTGAGGTTTTTTACCTTCAATTAGAACTTCTCCTTCTTGAATCTGTGTTAATCCCATTATGCATTTTAGTAAAGTGGTTTTTCCACAACCATTTTTTCCTAAAACGCCAACAATTTCTCCTTTGTTAATGGTTAGGTTAATACTTGACAGCACTAATTTTCTTTTATAATACTTCCTTACATTTTTTAGCTCGATCATTTCTCCACCCCTTGTAAAATTATTTTGCTTCAATCGTTAAGTGATCTATCTTTCTATAATCATAATTTATAGGATTCATTATCCTATCATAAACAACGGCTTCATTTCTCATTTCCGTTCCATAATCTTCAAAGATGTCTGTACTGAGTTGACCTTTATATAAATCTTCATTACCCTTATACGCAAAAATATAATGATTATATTGGCTTTTATGAGGATATCTTCTATGATCATAGGCCAATGCTGCAAAATACAATTTATCTTTTATATAAACTATATCCTCTACCTCTATTAAAACAAGCCTATCTCTATCAAATACCACATTGGTTCTGTTTTCGACATCAATAGTATCCGTCACTTTAAGTGTTATAATATCAATTTCTTTATTGTTAAAATAGTTTGTGCTTTCATTCTCCAATTGCTCTGGCGTTTGACTCAGTCTATTTTTAAAATATATATTTAACCTATTGTCATTTGTAAACATTTTAAATTCTACATAATGATTAATCAGCTCTTCATTTACTTTAATAGATTGCATATCTTCTAATGCTCCATTTTTAGGATTAAATAAATATAACTTGAGCTCATCTGCTCCACTTGTGATTAATATGATTTTATCATTAACCACTTCCAATCCATATACTCGCACATCATTTGTTTCATCTAAATCAATGGTAAAAATTCTATCTACTTTTCCCACTTGCTGATCTGATTCTTGGTGATAAAAATCTTTTACTTTAAAAATACCATTTTTACCATTATCTCCATAATCTGTATCTACTGTAAAATACAATTCACCCTTAACGATTCTATATAAATTATGCTCTTCATTTCCTGCCCAACTACGTGTTGTAACCCCTGTATGATAAACCATTTCACCAAAGCTACCTTCTATAATAGCATATATATTTTTTCTTCTTCGGGAACCCAAATCATCTGGTCTAGAACCTCTTCTTATACTGAATTCATTTATTTTTTCTTCATTGACCACTTGCTCTTGTTCAGCACTATCACCATTTTGTCCATCTAAATAATGTGTATATGCCTTAAAGGCTTGACTCACATTATCATTTGTTATAGAAAATTTTTGCCCATGGTATTTGTCTTGTATCAATCCAGAAACAACAACATCATTTAGCACACTAGGATCTCCTGATACATTTTTTATATAGAGTGTGCTTTCTGTTCCTAATGCATGTAGTTGAATGACAATCCATGCTATAATTGCTATAGATATGATTCCCGATGCTAAACCCATATATTTTCTATACATTGAATCCCCCTTAATCTATGGTTTTTTAAGTTATGGTAGTTTTATTAATCAAACTTACTGAACGTATTATATAAAAACCAATAATGACAATAAAAAACAAATTATAATGATATAAGTTTTGATACTTTGCCACGCCAAACTCAGTTGGCATTTGTATTCTATATCTTAAAACATTAATTATACCTATCAAATGTATTAAAACCACTGTAAACCCTACTAAATGATTGACTTGATTATTTTTTGATAATACAAGTACATAGTACATACCAAAGACAATGGAAAGACAAATAATTAAAGAGGATAAAAACCCCTCCAAACTTAATGGCATGAGGATTCGATAAAAATCCGACCTAACAAAAGACAATAGCAACCCATTTGTCATAGGCTCTGTTATTATAGCTTCTATCATTCTTTCTCTATAAATATATTGGTTAAAAACAGGTGCAAACATTTTATACCCTACTATTCCAGTAATAACTTGATTGGCTATAATAAGCGCAAACCCTACTAACCAAGCCAATATTTTAGAAAACAATAATTTGCTTCTTTTTTGAGGCAATGCCATTAAAGTATAAATGCTTTTGCTTTCATTAAAATTATTGTTAAAGCTCCTTACACAAATGCCACACATTAGTATTAAGGTCAACACTGCCACAACCATTGCACCAGACTCTATAAACATTGTTTCATAAGGTACAAAGTCCTGTGCTTCTCCTTGCCCCCTTGATATGAAAAATAGCTGAAGAAAAAATGAAATCATTGCTAATAATAATACATATCTTTTAATATAATCAAATTCATACTCAAATAATACATATAGCTTTTTCATATGATCCCCCTTAGTTTATACCTTCCTAGTATTTTGGCTCCACTTGAATATCTGTCAAAACTCTATTATTATATTTAGAACGAAATTGAAGATAATTCAATTTAATACCACTATTTCTGTGGAAATATCTATCGTCTTTATTAAATCTACTTAATACTAAATCATCATTAATATCTGTTTTTAATTCACCTTTATACAACAACTGATTGTCCTCATAAACATATAAAAAATAATTAAATATCCGATCATAATAATCTTCTAGATAACCCATTTTCTGAAACACAAAAAGTTTATCGTTAACATAATAAACATTGTCTAAACTGTCTGGTCTATGCATTTCAAAGTCTTCATTTGTATTGTCTATAACAGTAGCATTGACCAGTTCAATGCCATCATTTACTTTAAATGTTAGAATATCGCCACCTACCTCTTCTAAACCAATTCTTTTGTGAAAATACACATTTAAAATATTACCAGCTTTATAAATCCGGTATGATGGCCTAAAATAAGAGTGGTCACTGGAATCACCAAAAGCTCCTGTTTCCTTTCCAACTAACTCACCTGTATTTGGATCAAAAGCCTTAACAACTAACTTGTCTTTTGTCATTTCTAATACAATAATGCAATTGTTTAAATTGGTAATACCAATAATGTTAACGTCTTGCTTATGATCTATTGGCATTGTTACAACTTCTTTAATATCTAATTCTACATCTGAACCTTCTTTATGATAATTTTCTATTTTAAAAATGCCATTTTGTCCTGTTAGGTACAATGTTTCTGTAATAGTGAAATACAATTCATTATTTAGTACCGTATAATTATTATCCATAAAACGGGGATAATAACCACCGTCTTCCTTTGTTTTTGCTGACAGAGGATAATTAACATTACCTAACGATCCCATTAAAAGCACCCCTATATTCTCATATCCCCTAAGCTTTTGAATTCCAAATCCATCAATATATTCACCGTTTTCAAATGTTACAATTTTTTCTATTGATTCATCCAGTTCATTTTTCGACCTGATATTGAGAAAATGTGTGTATATTTCTTTTTTTTTCTCTACCCTGTCTTCTTCTAAACTAAACTGTAACCCATGGTATTTGTCTTGTATCAACCCACTAATAATAACATCCTCCAACACACTAGAGTCTCCTTCTATGGTTTGAATATAAACTGTTGATTCATTGCCTAAACTTTGTACCCTAATCCCTATCAAAACGATTGCAATCATACTTATACTCAAGATTATTAATGCTGTATATTTTTTTAAAAACATAGGTTACCTCCCCTTACGTTATCGTACTTTTTTTAATCAAATAGATGATTTGTCTTATATAAAACCCCGTTATCCCTAATAAAATAATACTTGAAATATATAAATTATGATACGTTGCATCAAAATAATAATCTGGAAATTGTGTACGGTATCTTAACACATAAATGATTATAGTTAACTGTACTATGAGAATGAACATACCTTTGTACCCATAGCTTTTTTGACAAATGAGTACATAATATATCGCAAAAATGATAGAAGTAATAATTGCTAATGAGGATACAATACCTTCTAAAGTTAGCGGCATTAAAATTCTATAAAAATGCGAACGGGTAAAAAACAAAAAAAGTCCATTTGTAATGGGTTCTTCTACCATACCTGTTGGTACAATTCCATTATAAGTTCTTCTTTGTAAAA from Natranaerovirga hydrolytica encodes the following:
- a CDS encoding SAF domain-containing protein is translated as MSIIRQRTKNLLVAGFVGALIMASIGMAIFTFMHIEMKALKIEISNMESIEVEEPIPRKDMYVFNQLIEAGDVIGEGDIMMVSAEEGLIPQNAITNKEEIVGKSTKLSVTTNMPVISDLLFTAEDIRDDLRIQEYSLFFLPSRLKTNDVIDIRITFPNGEDFIVLSKKQVKSIEKTEENNTVLETLWLHLSEEELLRISSAIVDAYLNEGSRLYGISYVMPEVQEAAKVNYPVNQAVYNLIKENPNIVDIAMEELEMNKRKTLEQNLSTFMDSEGEIISAAKPSSEEVDGGRLD
- a CDS encoding serine/threonine-protein kinase, which encodes MIGEILFDKYTVVQKIGQGGMSEVFLVKNIKLGNFWAVKIINKYKGEKYGLLAEPHLLKELDHPAIPKIIDIEEDEEKFYIIEEYIQGESLALHKRKANQLEEKLILDFALQLCDVLHYLHSIQPKPIIYKDLKPENILLTTTNKLKVIDFGISQKAESNQKKLALGTKGYAPPEQYLLENVDERVDIYSLGMTLYYLMTGIEPKHIEGDIPFIEGYSKGFTKIVYKAIKNIPQERYQNIAHMKKELLNLYQKTKVQNLDFVKPIMITVSSSEKRMGSTHYGISVASYLKDKGYKVLIKEHHKSEDFLHLQSIYNLILENEVFKIKNIDFMPYDEEIYLIDLYKRNYNYIILDIGEMTHQSKKEFERGDIKLLVSGGKEWEIHSLERALSLLNDIEDIHYIFNFVDHKMYKELIKNMGKLCCYKGAYVPNPFDVTDLSKEIFNSIFRDYVKCNKKATFKNLWKRNG
- a CDS encoding ABC transporter ATP-binding protein → MIELKNVRKYYKRKLVLSSINLTINKGEIVGVLGKNGCGKTTLLKCIMGLTQIQEGEVLIEGKKPQDVYEKLSFITEEGSYFPNMTVDEYGQFLQLFYEKFDCERYRRLIDYFTLSRGSKIKNFSKGEKSKLEVAAGFSKGADYIVMDEPFLGKDMFTRKDFLKLMATQLKETETVIIATHQINEIEHFIDRGVLLNKGNIVKDIQMEELHNIGKDLPQFIQEVTGYDKDKYKRVFKV